The sequence gagtgcgctctattgtggactatatatatatatatatatatatatatatatatatatatatatattggtgccttggattacgagcataattcgttctgggactgtgcttgtaatccaaatccactcttaaaccaaagcaaattttttccataagaaatcactcaTATGGAGgcagttggttccacaccccaaaaataatgattttttattctgaataacatgtaaaacagattaaacaaacaatgagaaacagctaaatatgtcatattataagttactgtacagtatagctatcagcatgtggagtataatgaatagtatgtgcataaacctgaaaaacagcagtagtttgtacatacagaatggagatgcagatacccacaaggcagtagcgtagtacaacaggctagaatagagaagcagggctgctgtcagaggtctgtgtggtcacatgacaccaatggggaaggggtgtgtgttcagcattggCCAACCAGGAAAAGAGAAtcatagagctgtgcaggaggacagtgacagaaaattttctatacagcagtgtgaatggctaagtgtaagtgGAGGCACATAATTgtagcagtgtgcatagctgagtgtgagtgcaggcacgttatagcagcggtgtgtatagctgaatgtgagtgcaggaacattatatcAGGAATGGaggagatgggaaacacaagggctgttagagactgcagggagtatgaaggaatgagcagggcataagTGGGCACATgattgcagcactctctgtctggggagagaggcgttacagctataaagagattacctccacagtcctgtcccctgatgtaagccccagcctgaatttataattttgaaaaactgtgagctcttcatgcaaaacgctcttaatcttatcattttatattatatcagtttttatgttattttgtatattttaccATTTATCTATAAAGTAGATGAAAAATGATTATATGTACTTTTCTTTTCAAGAAATTGTATAAAATAAGCATCAATCAAACACGGGTAACAAGATTTATTCTTCTGGGATTCTCTGGTATTACCGAGCAGCAACAAGCCTCCCTTTTCCCCATCTTTCTTTGTACATATATTATTACAGTGGTTGGGAACCTGTGTATAATCATTACATATAAGCTCAGTCCAAGCCTCCACACtccaatgtatttttttcttgctAATTTGTCTCTCTTGGAAATCCTGTATGTTACATCTACTGTCCCTAAGATGTTGTCCTGCTTATTGTTAAACTATAACGTGATCACCTTCTCTGGCTGTGCTATACAGATGTATTTTTTTGTGCTGTTTAGTGGAACCGAGTGCTATATACTGGCAGCCATGGCTTATGACCGGTATAACGCCATATGTCACCCTCTTATGTATACTTTGATTATGAGTGAAATGGTCTGTATTCAGCTTCTCGTGGCCTCATATTTCATCGGTACAGTCAATGCTCTAATACACacaattttcacattttcattACCATTCTGTGGACCCAATGAGATAGACCATTTCTTTTGCGATGTTCCTCCAGTACTAGTACTCGCCTGCCAGCAAACTTTGCCTGGTGACTCTGTGACATATGTGATTGCAGTCATTGTCGTATTTGGCTCATTTATACTAACAGTGATTTCCTATATAGAGATCATTTCAAAAATTCTAAAGCTCCGATCTGCATCCGGCAAGAGGAAAGCATTTGCAACCTGTTCTTCTCACCTAATCTGTGTTACGTTATTATATGGATCAgcaatttttatgtattttagacCAACTTCAACGTATAAAGTTGTGCAAAACAGTGTAGTCTCTTTAATGTATACAGTTATTTCTCCACTCTTAAACCCTTTTATATACAGTCTACGAAACAAAGAGGTCAAATCAAGtgtcaaaaatatatatttacggCTTGCACAATTTTGATTTCTACTACGAtaattcttcccatacttcttTGCCTCATCTACTTTTCTTGCTTGATATCTCCTTTTTCTCTTCTGCCTATTTATTATCtcttatgcaaaagaacactgcagagacaccatcacatgtctcgacgtcattgaactagccagaccttccctccgggaaggaacaaccaagccagaggtgttctccagtcaaggaaaccacctcagcaaggtatctatccacagacagctgtttcggggtttttgcccctcatcagtgtggagtaggtttctggctagtgggagcaatgactagtaagtgcatgcaaaaggacgctggttgacctcagggagatcaaccaaaacactgcagagacaccatcacgtgtctcaacgtcagtgtattctagaacattgccccctgggaaatcaaatatgcaaaagaacactgcagagacaccatcacatgtctcgacgtcagtgaactagccagaccttccctccgggaaggaacaaccaagccagaggtgttctccagtcaaggaaaccacctcagcaaggtatccatccatagacagctgtttcggggttttatTATCTCTTGACTTGTCTTCTCAAGTTCTTTAACACTTTTCATAGTCATCTATCCAAGAAGAAAAAGACGAGGAGTGCCTCCTAATGTAGTATAACCTGTAAAGGTAGTGGATGAATAAAGCCTGTAAGGAAACACTCACCTAGTTAGGTTGTGCAAATCTTAGGCACAACACTAACAAGAAGCATGACCAGAGGGTACCACCGCAGCTTGCTGTAGATCTCCACCACCTCCACCTTTAGTCAAGCCAGACTAAAACATTGTCAAATAATTTATTAATCTTAACGCGTTTCAGCTCCACAACAGAGCCTCTCTAGCATGGGTTAAGGATAATAAATTATGTATTCCTATTATATCTGTACCTACGACTGGTTGTCGATACACAACATATGCTGTCAGGAACCGGCAGGCTTCCTGTGCCTCCAGAGCCTTCCTCTGGCTGCACACTCCGAAGGCACGGGGGACACATGATAGCATATGTAGTGTCCGTACGCAGCTAGTGGTACAGCGGCACTTTCCTCAGATGTAGCTGCGGCCAGGGTTTCACCGTCATTTTTATCAAGCTGACTGGCAGGcagcaccaccagtcagctgtcagaacACTCCTGGAGGTGGGACCTTAGGCCTTATAAATATGCCCCACTTTCCTCTATTCTTTGCCTGCAATAGAGTCTCAGAACCTGAGTTCCCTCTTGACCTAGTGTTTTTTCCTGCCTTTATTCTCTGGCCTTTAGACTTTCTGGCTTTTGACTTCTGACTTCGCCTTTGGATATGTTTAttgtactgcattgcccgttTGTCTTTGACCTGGACTTCTGACcctgttttattgtgtttttgtctgtcttgtcttcgtTCAGTGTTCACTTATataagttagggactgtcgaccagttgtccactGCTGCCTAGAGCagttgaggcaaataggcagggacattaGGGTCGGTGCCAGCATCAGGGCTGCACCTTTCTTTTGTCATCCAGTTGCCagactgctgggagagcttcgggagaatgtaAAAGGCGCTAGAagtccggcgcaggcagtgtttCTGAATCCTGCTACCTGCATCGAGAACATGACGGAAGACCCATGGCTGCCAGGAAAGCatgacaggtgagttgaatcatttgtttttttatagcgGCTGTATGGTGGGAATGCGGCTGTTTTTGAGCTCCCTTACCGTATGCGGCAACCATTCctggcatataagatgaccccctACTTCTAGGCAGATAACAAAATTCATTAAAGTTGATCAGAATAAGTGCTAAATTCCTCCAAAAATAAGCTTAACATCGAAGGCATCCCTTTTGGGGATTTATATAAAGCAAACACATGACAGGTAGGTAGACTCCAACCATCCTGCCATCTGACATTATTTAGCATATGCAATACGTGTTTATTATCTCTGATATTGGCGGGTGTGACACAGTTTTTTCATGAACCCTAGCTAGGGTTCAtgaaaaaactgtacagggccccatgaattTTGTACGCACCCCCATACTCACCTGGTCCCCAACTGTGCTCCTTCACCCTCCCAGCTCCCTGATACACAAATGACTTCACTCGTGTGCTGGGGAGCTGAGAGAATGAACCCCTGGCCAggagagtatgtgtgtgtgttgtgtgtgtttgtgaggggggggggggtagggccgtagcttggggggggcagggggggcagctgccccaggcACCGAGACCAGGGAGTCGcaatcacagggagcagagagagaaggatcacagtggataaggcagcctggaagcctcctgcgctctgtcagtgtggggaggcagggga is a genomic window of Dendropsophus ebraccatus isolate aDenEbr1 chromosome 12, aDenEbr1.pat, whole genome shotgun sequence containing:
- the LOC138768664 gene encoding olfactory receptor 5V1-like, translating into MIICTFLFKKLYKISINQTRVTRFILLGFSGITEQQQASLFPIFLCTYIITVVGNLCIIITYKLSPSLHTPMYFFLANLSLLEILYVTSTVPKMLSCLLLNYNVITFSGCAIQMYFFVLFSGTECYILAAMAYDRYNAICHPLMYTLIMSEMVCIQLLVASYFIGTVNALIHTIFTFSLPFCGPNEIDHFFCDVPPVLVLACQQTLPGDSVTYVIAVIVVFGSFILTVISYIEIISKILKLRSASGKRKAFATCSSHLICVTLLYGSAIFMYFRPTSTYKVVQNSVVSLMYTVISPLLNPFIYSLRNKEVKSSVKNIYLRLAQF